A stretch of Rhizobium sp. TH2 DNA encodes these proteins:
- a CDS encoding globin-coupled sensor protein, with protein MVEAAKQAGKDQREGGSLNGRLRFAGLDAAGTALMREHRNLLLPHLKNALRDLFHRFQSYPDAARNFQSEAQLERLHDLDQSHWEVLTDARFDALYAERVRALADAERRMGIDPRWHIAGHAVVLEHLVSGLIDEFWPKSMFATAAARKAKLADIVTAVLRTALVDLEIAVSLRFNESRMSHQQALADARSAQRAETRTLLAAIAECLAAKDFSGGLETGAADHYADVFDSLNSALSDIQSALSTTSEKSEVARASTGRLSLSATAIADGVGRSSGSLAATAAELDEIATKAGRGAASAKSAEAATVKARQAVVTSGEIVSEAITAMSGIEQSAEKIGQIIGVIDEIAFQTNLLALNAGIEAARAGESGRGFAVVAQEVRALAQRSADAAREIKQLVTGTKTQVDSGVQMVARTQDAIGDIVTQVTGINETIVTLAAETAETASDIAATARATAAVSQELMGTVARATEARDEADQLQSVILELGNTIREFRLERRQERPASRTPKSQAVAVIEQFQDDFDDFEAALGSPVLLAGRAVA; from the coding sequence TTGGTTGAGGCGGCAAAACAGGCGGGGAAGGACCAGCGGGAAGGCGGGAGCCTGAACGGCCGTCTTCGCTTTGCCGGCCTTGATGCCGCTGGCACCGCCTTGATGCGCGAGCATCGCAATCTCCTGCTGCCCCATCTCAAGAACGCGCTCCGCGACCTCTTCCACCGCTTCCAGTCCTATCCCGATGCAGCGCGGAATTTTCAGAGCGAGGCTCAGCTCGAAAGGCTGCACGACCTCGACCAGTCGCACTGGGAAGTGCTGACGGATGCCCGCTTCGATGCGCTCTATGCCGAACGCGTGCGTGCGCTCGCCGATGCCGAACGGCGCATGGGTATCGACCCACGTTGGCACATTGCCGGACATGCCGTCGTGCTGGAACATCTCGTTTCGGGACTGATCGATGAATTCTGGCCGAAATCGATGTTTGCGACTGCTGCGGCACGCAAGGCAAAGCTCGCCGACATTGTCACCGCCGTTTTGCGGACCGCGCTGGTCGATCTCGAAATCGCGGTGTCTCTTCGCTTCAACGAAAGCCGCATGAGCCATCAGCAGGCGCTGGCCGATGCGCGCAGTGCCCAGCGTGCCGAGACCAGGACGCTGCTTGCAGCCATCGCCGAGTGCCTTGCCGCGAAGGACTTCTCGGGCGGGCTGGAGACCGGCGCCGCTGATCATTACGCCGACGTGTTCGATAGCCTCAATTCCGCGCTTTCCGACATCCAGTCGGCACTCAGCACCACATCGGAGAAAAGCGAAGTTGCGCGCGCCTCCACCGGCAGGCTCTCGCTGTCCGCCACGGCGATCGCCGACGGCGTCGGCCGTTCCTCGGGCAGCCTTGCGGCGACCGCTGCGGAACTCGATGAAATCGCGACAAAGGCGGGACGCGGCGCTGCGAGCGCTAAAAGCGCCGAGGCTGCAACAGTCAAGGCCCGGCAGGCAGTGGTCACCAGCGGCGAGATCGTCAGCGAGGCCATCACAGCGATGTCCGGCATCGAGCAGTCGGCCGAGAAGATCGGCCAGATAATCGGCGTCATCGACGAGATCGCGTTCCAGACCAACCTGCTGGCGTTGAATGCCGGCATCGAGGCCGCGCGGGCCGGCGAGTCCGGACGGGGCTTTGCCGTCGTCGCGCAGGAAGTCCGCGCGTTGGCGCAGCGTTCCGCCGATGCGGCCCGCGAAATCAAGCAGCTCGTCACCGGCACCAAGACCCAGGTCGACAGCGGCGTCCAGATGGTCGCCCGTACCCAGGACGCAATCGGCGACATCGTGACCCAGGTCACCGGCATCAACGAGACGATCGTCACGCTGGCGGCCGAGACGGCTGAAACCGCCTCCGATATTGCCGCGACCGCGCGAGCGACCGCTGCCGTGAGCCAGGAACTGATGGGCACCGTCGCTCGTGCAACCGAGGCCCGGGATGAGGCGGATCAATTGCAGTCCGTCATTCTCGAACTCGGCAATACGATCAGGGAATTCCGTCTGGAACGGAGGCAGGAGCGTCCTGCATCCCGCACGCCGAAATCGCAGGCCGTGGCGGTGATCGAGCAGTTCCAGGACGACTTCGACGATTTCGAAGCGGCCCTTGGGTCGCCGGTTCTTCTCGCGGGGAGGGCGGTGGCATGA